Genomic segment of Myxococcus stipitatus:
GTCCGTCGTCCCCTGCGGCTGCGCATGGATGCAGTTGTACACGGGCAGCTGGCACTCCGGCGTCGGCCAGACCTCGTAGGCATCCCCGGTGGTCAGCGCCAGGCTCGTCACCCTCGGCACCAGCCGCGCCGTCTTCTGCACCGTCACCCCACCCGCCAGGCTCGCCGTGAAGGTCAGCGGCACCGTGTGAGGGTCCATCGCGTCATGCACCGTCCCGTAGGACCAGTCCAACCGGTACGAGTCCACCCCCGAGGCCGACACCGTCGGCACCCCGTCCGCCGCCGTCACCGCGAGCGACTGGAGCTGCCCGTCCACCCTCCCCCGGTAGACGACGTTGTCCCCCCCGTTCCGCACGAAGTACGGGTCCACCTTCTCGTCGACCCACATCCCCTCGGAGCCTCGGAAGTCGAAGAAGCGGGGGAACACCTCAATCTTCGCCGTGTAGGAGGTCGGCGTGCCCGTGAAGGTGCTCACCCCGACGAAGAGCGGCAGCCCGGACAGCACCGCGTTGAGCTCGTTCTCCACGTCCAGCGCAATCTCGAACCGGCGCTCGCTGATGATGTTCGCCTCGCCGTAGATGTCATCCGGCACGAAGCTGAAGACATCCTGGAGATAGCGATTGGCCGTCGCCCGGAGAATCATGACGCGCCTGCCATTGCGCGTCTCGAAGGTCCCCATCGTCTCGAAGCTCAGCTCCAGCGAGCCTTCCGTCGCGGAGATGCGCGTGGCCGTCGCCGCCGCCTCGGAGACACCCGTCGTCGGCTGCTCGGCCACGGGCTCCGGCTGCGTCTGCCCACAGCCCGAGACACCCCAAGCCACACACAACGCCATCAATCCATTGCGAAGACTCATCCGTCCGCTCCAGGTGGGCTACTCCAGGATAATCACAATAACGTGACCACCTGACAAACGAGCGTATCAATCCCGTCACACCGTGGACGCCGAGCCAGCCTCGCGTTGATACATGTAATACAAACGGCGCCGGCCCCCAGACAGGGACCGGCGCCGCGCTCACTTCGGAATCAATCAGGAATCGTAGCCGGTGTAGCCCTGCAGCACGATGACCTTGCGGGTCGCCGGGTAGTACAGCACCGCGAACTGCTGGAACTCATGGCAGTTGTGGCAGGGCACTTCCTGCGTCGCGATCCAACCCTGGACCTCGCCGCCGCCCGCGAACGAGTCAATGGCCGCCAGCACCGCCAGGCCGTTGCCGTAGTAGTTCGACGACAGGAAGACACTCTGCGACAGACCCGCCCGGTTGGTGAACGTCCCATCCGAGGAGGCCGGCATGCCCTGGTGCATCCACGACACCTCGTCCACCACGGCCTGCATCGTCACCGGCGTCGTGGTGCACTGAGGAGCCACATAGGCGGAGATGGTGTCCATGTAGTGCCAGGCGCCCCAGTTGGAGCCCTGGTTCCACGTCAGCCGGGTCGGCTCCAGGGACGAGGCGTTGATGGCCGTCAGGGAGAACGGCTGCGGCTGACACGACTGCGCGACGACGGAGCCAGTCGCCACGGACAGGGGGGCACGAACCCCATCCGCGAAGGCAGAGGACGCAAGAACAGCGACAGCGGAAACAATCAATCCACGAAAGTTCATCAGTCGGCTCCAGGTGAGAAGGGCGCGCAATAGCACACCAATCTTAGAAAACAGATAACAAACGGGTCAGACATGCCCCTTGGTGCCCCGGGCCGATTTGTTGACGAGCCCCCGGACCGCCCTCCTAATGCCCCGGACAGGTCGGTAGCGGCCTGTAGCGCCACGCAGGAGGAACCCCCGATGCAAGATGGAAACCCCAGCTCCCTGAGTCCCGAGCTTGCCCCTTCCCCGGCGGCCGCCGAGGTGTCCGTCGACGCACGTGGGCCCGACGCCGACATCGTCTCCACGCACGTGCTGGTGCCGGAGGAGCAGGTCCAGAAGCTGCGCGAGCTGGCGCGGCGCACCCGCATCCACCAGAGCGAGTACCTGCGCGAGGCGGTGGATGACCTCCTCGGCAAGTACGGACGCGGCGCGGCCAAGGAAGAAGGTCAGTCGTGACGTGGACGGCGCGGAGGCGGAAGGGCGTCGAGCGCCCTTCATCCATCCGCGAGGCCATCATCCGCTGGCTGGAGCAGGAGCTGTAGCCCCGGGGGGACCTACGTCGTGGGCGCCGGAGCTTCGCCTTCCTTCTCCAGCTTGCCCGCGATGTCCTTGAAGGACATGTGTCCCAGCGACATCATGATGAGCCCGAAGCCGACCGTCTGCGCGGTCTGCGCGAGCCACAGCACGTTCGCGTAGGCCAGACCGCCGGCATTCACCACCGTCGCCGGGAGGAAGAGGCTCAAGCCCACCTTGCAGGCCGCCTGGAACGTCCCCACCATGCCCGGCGCCGCGGGAATCATCACCCCCACGACGAGCACGCAGAGCACCACGTAGGCCTGGAAGAGCGACAGCTCCATGGGCTGGCAGGTGCTCCCCGCCGCCGCGCCGGTGCAGTCGAAGGCCTGGGCCAGGAGCATCATCCCCAGGCCGTTCACCCCCCAGTACGCCACGGTGAACAGGAAGAAGAGCACCACCTGCCGGGCGTCCGGGAGCTGCCGCATGGCGCCCACGAAGGTGTCGACGACGTCCGCCACCTTGTCCGCGAGCCCCGGCGCGAAGCGCCCCACCGTCGAGCGGACCAGGCGCACCGTGCGCTCCTGCTGCCACAGCCCGAAGAGCAGGAAGAGCAGCCCGCCGCCGAACACGGCGAACATCAGCCACGAGCCCAGCTTGACGTAGCGGACCTCGGGCGTCTCGTTGGGCACGAAGAAGAGGAGCACCCGCATCGACGCGGCGACGAAGAGCCCGTCGACGATGCGCTCCAGCACCACGGACGTCATCGCCGCGCTGCGACGGATGGAGCTGCGCTGGGCGATGAGGAAGGGCCGCGCGAACTCCCCCAGTCGGAACGGCAGCACCAGCAACATCATGAAGCCGATGGCGGAGGCCTCGTTCAGCTTGCGGAAGGGGACCTTCTCCAGCCCCGACAACAGGCTGCCCCAGCGCAAGGTGCGGAACACGTGGATGGCCACGAGGCACAGGAAGTACGGCAGCAACCAGAGGTAGTTGGCCGACTTCATGCTGGCCAACTGCGTCCCCCAGTCGGTGTCCCGGAAGGCCCACCAGAGGAAGAGAAGAGTGACCAGGATGCTGGCCGAGAGCTTGACTGCGCGTTTCACGGCGGCCGGGTATACCGTCAGTCCTGGTCGGACTCCAGCGACTCGCCGCTCAGCAGGCGGGAAGGATTGTCCCGAAGGAGGCGGACGTACGTCTCCTCCCCCACCCTCCCCTTGAGCTCGTCCAGGGAGCGACGGACCCAATCCCGGGCCCCCACGGGGCCGTGCAGGTCCGTGGCGGCCACCGCGTACAGCCCCTCCTCCAGGAACGCCCGGGCCAGCTTCCTGGCCGTGGGCCCATAGCGGCCGATGAGCGCGCCCACGTCGAGCTGGAGGTGGGCCCCCGTGCGGACGGCCTCGGCCGCGCGGCCCTTGCGCTCGAACTCCACGCAGCGCTCCGGGTGGGCGATGAGCGGCACCACGCCCTTGGTGCGGATGCGGAACAGGATGTCCGGAAGCGCGGGCACGGGCGCCGTGTAGGGCAGCTCCACCAGCGCGACCCGGCCCGCCCCCAGCATGCGCGCCGCGGGCGTCCCCAGCCCCCGGAGGAACGTGTCGT
This window contains:
- a CDS encoding ribbon-helix-helix domain-containing protein, which encodes MQDGNPSSLSPELAPSPAAAEVSVDARGPDADIVSTHVLVPEEQVQKLRELARRTRIHQSEYLREAVDDLLGKYGRGAAKEEGQS
- a CDS encoding lysylphosphatidylglycerol synthase transmembrane domain-containing protein — translated: MKRAVKLSASILVTLLFLWWAFRDTDWGTQLASMKSANYLWLLPYFLCLVAIHVFRTLRWGSLLSGLEKVPFRKLNEASAIGFMMLLVLPFRLGEFARPFLIAQRSSIRRSAAMTSVVLERIVDGLFVAASMRVLLFFVPNETPEVRYVKLGSWLMFAVFGGGLLFLLFGLWQQERTVRLVRSTVGRFAPGLADKVADVVDTFVGAMRQLPDARQVVLFFLFTVAYWGVNGLGMMLLAQAFDCTGAAAGSTCQPMELSLFQAYVVLCVLVVGVMIPAAPGMVGTFQAACKVGLSLFLPATVVNAGGLAYANVLWLAQTAQTVGFGLIMMSLGHMSFKDIAGKLEKEGEAPAPTT
- a CDS encoding tyrosine-protein phosphatase; translation: MSGFVDLHCHLLPAVDDGARTLEDALEMARALVDLGFSTVAPSPHARPEYAAVEVVEARLAELQAALERERIPLTLGRNAENVLDDTFLRGLGTPAARMLGAGRVALVELPYTAPVPALPDILFRIRTKGVVPLIAHPERCVEFERKGRAAEAVRTGAHLQLDVGALIGRYGPTARKLARAFLEEGLYAVAATDLHGPVGARDWVRRSLDELKGRVGEETYVRLLRDNPSRLLSGESLESDQD